The genomic interval GTGGAGCCTCTGCTCTTTGCATTGCAGCCATAAACAAGAATGAAACGGGGAAAACACAAAGCTAATGAGCACAAAATAGACAAATGAAAAGGCATTACTTTCTAGTACTTCTCACTTTCTTCGAACACCTACTCTTCGTCTTCGGCATACCGAGAAGAAAAACGATTGTCCCCAAGCAAAAAAATCTTTGGATGGTGCAAATCTGACAtcgaattttctatttttatatggATTTGCGAGCCTAAACTGAAGTAATTAAACAATAAGCTGCGAATCAGTACTGCCATCtcgttcaaaaaaaaaaaaaaaaaactctggaaTATTAATTTCCTCATTTGATCGTATACAACCCAACAAGAAGAAATACAGATACAGAAAACAGAGTAGGGAgtgctgtttttttttctttcctccggATCTCGAACCAAAATCAGATCTAGCCTTTTCGAACTATGAACCCAGCCGGTCCAGTGCCTCGCGAGCTGCGGTCAGTTCAGGTTCGACCCTTAAGGCATCCTCGTAAGCCTTCTTGGCttcctctttcattttcttcccctcATAACACTCCCCTAATAGACGAAACGCCTTGGCGTTTTCCGGACTCAGAGTCACCGCGTCTTCCAAGTCCGCCACGGCAGAGTCGGTCCGGCCGCGCCTAGCGATGGCGACCTTCAACTCGGCCCTCTTGAAGAGCGCGTCCCCTCGCTCCTGATCGCTCAGAGACTTGGCGCACAGAGGGGAAAGAGCGGCGTCGAGCGAGTCGAGGGCGGAAGTCTTGAAGCCCTGGAAGTCGAGAGCCAGGGACTTGAGGATGTGAGCCGCGGCGTCCTTCGGGTCAAACGCGATGGCCTTTTCGGCCTCTTCCAGGGCCTCTTTGGCCAGAGAGGTGGAATCGGAGCGATTCTTGGAGGATCTGGCGCGGGCGAGTAGCTGGGCGCCGAGGACGAAGTGTCGCTTGGCTTGGAAGTCGGCACGGTTGCGGTACCGGATCTTGGATAGGACCTTGTTGGGAATTCCGTGCATAGCGAGGAACAAGTAAATCATCAAGAGGATTAAACCCACTTGTAGAAGAATATCGAACAACATCTTCTGATTTTCTTTCGTCGTTTTGGTGCGTCAGTGTTTGGTTGATCGGAAACTATATGAAGGGAAAAGGGAGAAAATAATAGGAAGTCGTCTATTCTGTCTACGGAGTGTTCGTAATAGGTGGACCAAAGTATATAGCCATCTACTGCTTCGCCGCCCAGTTTTAGGCTCCGTTTGTACGTTGATTTGAATTGGGTGgatgataaatattattaaaatattattttttaatgttattattattttaaaattttaaaaaattaaattatttattatattttatgttaaaatttaaaaaaattataataatgaattgagagaaTTTTAATTCTAAATATACCCTTACTTTTCTTAATAGAAGAAAGTCTCATTTTCTAatgatttatttcttattttttaataaaatgatatttggagttttaaaatatgtaaaatttgtatttttttataaaaaattaataatttaaaacttatataacaaaatatttttttaataataaactcaacttttttaaaaaaaatttacactttttttctagcattactcttaagaACCTGTGTGGATATAGaaatagtttcatctcatcttatcattacaatttttttaaattttcacacaaaatataataaataattcaattttttttaattttaaaataatattctaataatatttttttttaatttttaatttttatataaaattatttcatttcatctcactatccaaacgaagttgagtgaaaagtaaaagatttttatctttttgtacaaattttcttttaaaataaaatctagtggctaataaagaattaataaaagtcCAATATCTTTCCAAAATAATGATATCATGTGGGATACAGTTTCTTCTTACCGTCAATATTTGTTGAAATGTACGAGTAATTAATAGTATAAAAGTTTCTGTAATCATTGACAGTGATCTTATATAGCTTGAGGATACCTATTTCCTATAATTCCAATTTCTTCGTATTAGGAAAAAGAAGTTAATAGTTTTTAGTATTACAAATACAAACAACAATCAACTCATTAATATACGTATCtctatacacatacatatattcTCAAAGCCTACGCATAAATTTggcttttaagtatttttacaaactactataatttttattattaacacCGTGTTTCGTACGCCTTTAGATTAGATTTAAGCAATTCAAGTCttcaaacttaataaaatattttaaaagtttgtaaataatgagaagTCCAAAGAGAATTCTCGTATCTAGAAATTGTTATTTATATCGAGAGTTTAGGGGGGATAGATCGTGTTTGCCCCTATGGAGTTTATGTCTTTTTTACTGTTCCTTATGTCAGAGTCATTTCAATGCGGTATGTTTTAGCAACGACGTTATTAATATGACATGTAGATCGAGTAATGATACCGTTAATGCAGGTTCCCTTACTTTTTAATGGTGTCATCGGTGGTCCATTGATGTTACTTTGTCAGATGATCGAGGGTCTATTTTACTTTCCGCTCGTTCATGTGGGCATGTACTTAAGGATTGAACGTTGTTCGATTGATCTCCAGGACAACGAGTCTCATCCCCTTTATAGTATGCTCCCACATGAGAGTTACATCTAAGCGAGTCTATTTACAGGTCGGTCCGAGGGCTTATTTATTTTggactagattttttttttattctcttagtTGCTCCTCACCCACGAGAAGGGAGAAAAACCTGTTACATTTCTGTTCACGAGTCCGTGCAcaaaagaagttaaaaattgaaggagaaggagaagaaacaaaacgaaaaagaaaaaagtgggaTGAATATGGTATGGGCTTCTTAGGCTCGTTGAAACCAAAGGCCCAAGCCCAGAGTAATCTATTCACCCTGCCTATAGGGCCTAGGCTATAGAGCATTGCTAGCAAACAAGTACCACTTTAAGGCATAATAATGTTTTTGTCGGGAAAAATTATGAAAGAGACTATAGCTAGAGCCTAGAAGCCTTGCCAAATCATAGaacaaaattatttcaaaaaattaaaaaaaataaaaatcatagaacaaAATTAGAGTAGAAACCCCAAACTTATTTTTCTGTCctcattgtaaattttttagaaagaatTCAATGCTGCAAGGCcacttctatttatttatttatttaaattcttaaatttgagtaaagacttaaaaaaaaaaaaaatcggaacCTAATGAACCACATGCGTTCGTATAGACAGACTCGGCTTG from Juglans microcarpa x Juglans regia isolate MS1-56 chromosome 4S, Jm3101_v1.0, whole genome shotgun sequence carries:
- the LOC121262757 gene encoding anaphase-promoting complex subunit 7-like translates to MLFDILLQVGLILLMIYLFLAMHGIPNKVLSKIRYRNRADFQAKRHFVLGAQLLARARSSKNRSDSTSLAKEALEEAEKAIAFDPKDAAAHILKSLALDFQGFKTSALDSLDAALSPLCAKSLSDQERGDALFKRAELKVAIARRGRTDSAVADLEDAVTLSPENAKAFRLLGECYEGKKMKEEAKKAYEDALRVEPELTAAREALDRLGS